In Bombus huntii isolate Logan2020A chromosome 9, iyBomHunt1.1, whole genome shotgun sequence, a single window of DNA contains:
- the LOC126869373 gene encoding bromodomain adjacent to zinc finger domain protein 2B-like isoform X10, with translation MEKENSASGGGGGGGGGGGGEAAATATPGATSASEKLQADQANPLLDPTALFGAYWPRGDSAASSLFGGMPGGYGLGAHHLPSAYAILGRGGSAPGFGGHTPASAPPPPPYSHSSLGTLSVAASQAASLGINPASAAWWTMASHLAAQDYLARLQGAAGLPGFPPGAESLLPPYPASLLNPPSLSSHKSSKSKSSKSHKTPASSSSSTTPSMTGSSLPVSTQAPVTSSHHSTSTSSTPNSQTNVVSSAKEGSDPSSILGGVRLPPDTEIIKYTSSIVGPKVPGTTNRGRKKTISLDTPSVSVHPPPVPALSAHQTNTTTSSLMMEPRKYNRTGTESNDYRESVDRVEVIKLPAHSTNGSALPAPSSYTTTTNASNSNDSDAPLNLSLKPSTTSSSSPISGSQPLSQLSNLSQSLLASDRTSRRKPGPKPRRVPQNSVPVPASPSPSLAQLFAAADSPQRPSSGSEESESASTTHHKDGRPRNLGRGVSKPKKNTVASLLAQSRALGIKPTPTLDPSVPLSHQVSLLRSNILAAQLHATATGQADDKNQVNFIRSLQEKMKNKVLEVSGEESNMDVTSESGSNTDVVTDTDDDNADGVSSAKRRKVKPSERDLQVPLERGWKRETVIKGLGKSGVIKGDVSYYSPCGKTFRSSPDLAKFLEQQNPPDLTTANFSFSSRPLVGEFLQPTMGLAEAEFVRLGAQEVARRLEELRAAGGFRDVRTNNQYEREKLAYAKKLAKEEAQRHKEQARLIKEQEKTERQEAVRREREIRNQQLLEGRKRLAFTIKQKMKIIQEIERGKSKSDVARELGLASSTVATIWKNRESIAESWRNRDMMQHSDVEDTVAKKSGLSSSSSNLASVTSLVTNNTVLNTVNTTNSSTTGTTLPTAIVVAPPQVQVVPPPPPPPLPLPTTSATVVPSTSQPTQLSTPPISSTMSTGTTTTTNASMDNTQQAQTQTQSQELLEDPDEGPLEARKKRQEEVEKIRLEEQQRKQQERELKRQQAVMLKEQMYMQELTKQREMLYTVELERERRRQHMALVRALENRRKMEEREKKRLEARAERIATKEKRAEQRKVEMELIEQIRKPVEDMELTDHRPLPELKRLPGLKLSGQAFADIVMVFEFLHNFGETLGFDMESLPSLKSLQLALLNDEEAEEELLSVMTHLLVCAIEDPGIPQPARHTTGLGQSLRQADITHANISEVLRIYLYANATGEVKALTGVCLERERDKKFADHHQNGGDYASTCSGKNAQFYEHLHNNETWKMSERLRDKPFLALNPTHKAQMLAFLCNELLQNKAVIRQIEGSLETVAQLRKERFVLDTKIRKLRQLHSRKVRMEAVGVIVNKTGDTITIEKKEVDEEGNTTSTAVGTTPTPDEIHHEDEVEDMSENESEGTQPEEEEDKNLSGEELGKKLDKLLKQSEEQLQKLNSFSKQLRAHIFGQDRYWRRYWELACAGGIFVEAMESAEPEILELQAELDEKYKNVSMEEKSETKQEDTKVENRENEAPNDVKKEKKFNSSEQEADVKPLADKTKSESEDVNCKKEPMQNCENLANMKEEKKNDLDNSMTDAKTNVTSEEIKQETEIVSMDVDIKEETKKENDEADEDMKPAVKIMEDKIVETIPNGDKFNHVNNLHNGKELNGTFISNNSNESNWFSILPRETCDTPGPSTKQIFGIAEPTELRIPVFPPPASPNYDRCDSPAPLILTQDEAAQLEYLKVHGLPPPGEAKPVPKDLRYGWWRITDVDTFQELLEHLHSRGVREKELKRTTWATMESFLAVTGKINVDPGNLTATELQATPDEPDTPIPKPDNPADWSEQVALRVDAQLLEQVEALEDKVANASMQIKGWKLPPRAGTEEAEEIEKLNEMEKISAVEQARQRLLSLEAAIERRYLKPPLGVCTGDPNLAALKAEQAAAANANSNNSDQSNQTPIPQEETTPRGLNNWREATARAHTSAQLAMALYMLEASIAWDKSIMKANCQFCHSGDNEDKLLLCDGCDRGYHTYCFRPKMENIPDGDWYCHECMNKATGERNCLVCGKRVGKNLVLCELCPRAYHTDCHNPVMPKMPRGKWYCSNCHSKQPKKRNSSRRSHTKGAGTRESESSDHPPASPTPSTASNTHVEDVSSSEPATPTASPRKEGNNRTLTKKQQRELAPCKVLLEQLEQQDEAWPFLLPVNTKQFPTYKKIIKTPMDLSTIKKKLQDSVYKSRDEFCADVRQMFINCEVFNEDDSPVGKAGHGMRSFFEMRWTEITGAPPPHPQTHS, from the exons CGTATTGGCCTCGAGGCGACAGTGCAGCTTCGTCGTTATTCGGCGGAATGCCGGGCGGATATGGATTGGGGGCCCATCATTTACCATCGGCTTATGCCATCTTGGGCCGTGGTGGCTCTGCTCCTGGATTCGGGGGGCACACACCAGCTTCCGCTCCACCACCACCTCCATACTCCCATAGCAGCCTTGGTACTCTGAGTGTAGCTGCCAGTCAGGCTGCGAGTTTAG GTATCAATCCTGCTAGTGCAGCGTGGTGGACAATGGCCTCACATTTAGCTGCACAGGACTACCTCGCGAGGTTACAAGGAGCGGCAGGGCTACCCGGATTTCCGCCTGGTGCCGAGAGCCTTCTGCCACCCTATCCTGCCTCTCTACTTAATCCCCCGTCCCTATCGTCACACAAGTCTAGTAAGT CTAAGTCAAGTAAGAGTCACAAGACGCCAGCGAGCAGTAGCAGCTCGACGACGCCGAGTATGACGGGCAGCAGTTTACCGGTTTCGACTCAAGCACCAGTCACGTCGTCTCATCACAGCACGTCGACCAGCAGCACGCCGAATTCGCAAACGAACGTTGTCAG TTCTGCGAAAGAGGGCAG cgATCCTAGCAGTATATTAGGAGGTGTACGCCTACCACCTGATACTGAGATTATCAAGTACACGTCGAGCATAGTCGGTCCAAAGGTTCCTGGCACAACGAACCGCGGGAGGAAGAAGACtatatccttagacacaccgaGTGTGAGTGTGCATCCACCGCCGGTACCTGCTCTGAGTGCTCATCAGACAAACACCACGACATCCTCGTTAATGATGGAACCGAGAAAATATAATCGCACGGGG ACCGAGTCGAACGATTATAGGGAGTCGGTGGATCGCGTGGAGGTGATCAAACTGCCGGCGCACTCGACAAACGGCTCTGCCTTACCAGCGCCATCGTCGTATACAACAACCACTAACGCGAGCAATTCGAATGATTCGGACGCGCCGCTGAACCTCTCGCTGAAACCCTCGACGACGAGCAGTAGCTCGCCGATTTCAGGCAGTCAGCCGCTCAGTCAGCTCAGTAATTTAAGTCAGTCGTTACTCGCCTCCGATCGAACTT CGAGAAGAAAGCCAGGACCGAAGCCTCGAAGGGTGCCACAGAATTCCGTACCGGTGCCAGCATCGCCGAGTCCATCCTTGGCGCAGCTGTTCGCTGCAGCGGATTCACCTCAACGACCGAGCAGCGGAAGCGAGGAGAGCGAGAGCGCTAGCACAACCCACCACAAAGATGGTCGGCCGAGAAACTTGGGCCGTGGAGTATCTAAACCGAAGAAGAACACGGTGGCCTCGCTGCTAGCTCAGAGTAGAGCTTTGGGAATCAAACCGACGCCCACTTTGGATCCTAGTGTGCCATTGTCTCATCAGGTCTCGTTACTTAGGTCGAATATTCTGGCTGCTCAATTGCATGCCACTGCCACTGGCCAGGCTGATGACAAGAATCAGGTAAATTTCATA CGGTCTTTACAGGAGAAGATGAAGAACAAGGTGCTCGAGGTATCCGGTGAGGAGAGTAACATGGACGTGACGAGCGAGAGCGGCAGCAACACCGACGTTGTGACGGACACCGACGACGACAACGCGGATGGCGTGTCTAGCgcgaagagaagaaaagtgAAGCCTAGCGAGAGGGATCTCCAGGTGCCGCTTGAGCGTGGCTGGAAGCGAGAGACCGTCATCAAGGGATTAGGAAAGTCAGGGGTGATAAAGGGTGACGTGTCTTATTATAGTCCTTGTGGAAAGACGTTCAGGAGTAGTCCGGATTTGGCGAAG TTTTTGGAGCAACAGAATCCACCCGACTTAACGACGGCAAACTTTTCGTTCTCGTCTCGTCCGCTTGTGGGTGAATTCCTACAGCCAACGATGGGTCTCGCGGAGGCGGAATTCGTTAGGTTGGGCGCTCAGGAAGTTGCGAGAAGATTGGAGGAGTTGAGAGCCGCAGGTGGTTTCAGGGACGTGCGAACAAACAATCAGTACGAGAGGGAGAAACTGGCATATGCAAAAAAGCTAGCGAAAGAGGAGGCGCAACGACACAAGGAGCAAGCTAG GCTCATCAAGGAGCAAGAGAAAACGGAAAGGCAGGAGGCAGTGAGGCGAGAGCGGGAAATTCGAAATCAACAGCTGCTCGAG GGTCGAAAGCGGCTAGCGTTCACGATCAAGCAGAAAATGAAGATCATCCAAGAGATCGAACGCGGTAAGAGCAAGAGCGACGTGGCGCGCGAGCTGGGTCTGGCTAGCAGCACGGTGGCCACCATTTGGAAGAATCGGGAAAGCATCGCGGAGAGCTGGAGGAACCGCGACATGATGCAGCACTCTGATGTCGAGGACACGGTCGCAAAAAAGTCCGGCCTGTCCTCATCATCGTCGAATTTGGCGTCCGTCACGTCGTTGGTGACGAACAATACGGTGTTAAACACCGTCAACACCACCAACAGTAGCACCACCGGCACCACGTTGCCCACCGCCATCGTGGTGGCACCGCCACAGGTGCAGGTGGTGCCGCCGCCACCACCACCGCCTCTCCCATTGCCGACCACCTCCGCCACGGTCGTCCCGTCGACGTCGCAACCGACGCAGCTCTCCACACCGCCAATCTCCAGCACCATGTCCACAggcaccaccaccaccaccaacGCCAGCATGGACAATACTCAGCAGGCCCAGACCCAGACGCAAAGTCAGGAGCTTCTGGAG GACCCAGACGAAGGACCTCTCGAG GCTCGGAAAAAACGGCAGGAAGAGGTGGAGAAGATACGACTGGAAGAGCAACAACGGAAGCAACAG GAACGAGAACTGAAGCGGCAGCAGGCGGTTATGCTGAAAGAACAG ATGTACATGCAGGAGCTCACCAAGCAGCGCGAGATGCTCTACACCGTCGAGCTG GAGAGAGAACGAAGGAGACAGCACATGGCGTTGGTTCGAGCGTTGGAAAATCGACGAAAAATggaggaaagagagaagaaacggTTGGAGGCGAGAGCCGAGAGAATAGCGACGAAGGAGAAACGAGCTGAACAGAGGAAAGTTGAGATGGAACTGATCGAACAGATCAGAAAGCCTGTCGAGGACATGGAGCTAACGG ATCACAGACCACTGCCAGAATTGAAACGACTACCTGGTCTCAAGCTGTCCGGTCAGGCATTCGCAGACATTGTGATGGTGTTCGAATTTCTGCATAATTTCGGCGAGACTTTAGGCTTTG ATATGGAATCGCTCCCAAGCCTAAAAAGCCTCCAACTCGCGCTGCTAAACGATGAGGAAGCTGAGGAAGAACTTCTTTCCGTGATGACACATCTGTTAGTATGCGCGATCGAAGATCCAGGAATCCCTCAACCGGCAAGGCATACAACCGGTCTTGGTCAAAGTTTACGTCAAGCTGATATAACGCACGCTAACATCAGCGAAGTCTTACGAATCTACTTATACGCGAACGCGACAGGAGAAGTGAAGGCTTTGACAGGAGTATGTTTGGAACGAGAGCGTGACAAGAAATTCGCAGATCATCATCAGAATGGCGGTGACTATGCCTCGACCTGTTCAGGAAAGAACGCTCAATTCTACGAACACTTGCACAACAACGAAACATGGAAGATGTCCGAGAGGCTGAGGGACAAACCGTTCCTGGCCTTGAATCCCACGCATAAGGCGCAGATGCTCGCGTTTCTCTGCAACGAGCTATTGCAGAACAAGGCTGTGATCCGACAGATCGAAGGTAGCTTGGAGACGGTAGCTCAATTGAGGAAAGAGAGATTTGTGTTGGATACAAAAATTAGGAA ATTGAGGCAGTTGCATAGTCGAAAGGTTCGAATGGAAGCAGTTGGCGTAATCGTTAACAAAACTGGGGATACTATTACGATCGAGAAGAAAGAGGTTGACGAAGAAGGTAACACGACGTCGACAGCAGTGGGGACGACACCCACTCCTGATGAAATTCATCACGAAGACGAGGTTGAAGACATGTCCGAGAATGAGAGCGAAGGAACTCAGCCAGAGGAG GAGGAGGACAAAAATCTGTCCGGCGAAGAACTGGGTAAAAAATTGGATAAACTGTTGAAACAGTCAGAGGAACAGTTGCAGAAATTGAACAGCTTCTCGAAACAGCTACGAGCACATATATTTGGGCAAGACAGATACTGGAGAAGATACTGGGAGCTGGCATGCGCTGGTGGCATCTTCGTCGAAGCCATGGAAAGCGCTGAACCAGAAATCCTAGAATTGCAGGCTGAACTAGACGAAAAGTACAAAAACGTGTCGATGGAGGAAAAATCAGAAACGAAGCAGGAGGACACCAAAGTCGAGAATCGCGAGAACGAAGCTCCTAACGACgtgaagaaggagaagaaattCAATTCGAGCGAGCAAGAGGCCGACGTCAAGCCTTTGGCGGACAAAACGAAATCTGAAAGTGAAGATGTTAATTGCAAGAAAGAACCTATGCAAAACTGCGAGAATTTGGCGAACAtgaaggaagagaaaaagaatgaTTTGGATAATTCGATGACCGATGCGAAGACCAACGTCACGTCTGAAGAGATTAAACAAGAAACAGAGATAGTTAGTATGGATGTCGATATCAAAGAAGAGACGAAGAAGGAGAACGACGAAGCAGATGAAGACATGAAACCAGCGGTGAAGATAATGGAAGATAAAATCGTCGAAACAATTCCAAACGGTGATAAGTTCAACCATGTTAACAATCTTCATAATGGAAAAGAATTAAACGGCACATTTATATCTA ATAATAGCAACGAATCCAATTGGTTCTCGATTTTACCTCGCGAGACTTGCGATACTCCAGGACCAAGTACCAAGCAAATATTTGGAATAGCCGAACCAACCGAACTGAGAATACCAGTGTTCCCTCCGCCGGCTAGTCCAAATTATGACAGGTGCGACAGTCCAGCTCCTTTGATTTTGACTCAAGACGAAGCAGCGCAACTTGAGTATTTGAAAGTGCATGGTTTACCACCCCCTGGAGAAGCCAAACCAGTACCAAAAG ATTTGAGATATGGTTGGTGGAGAATAACGGACGTAGACACGTTTCAAGAACTATTGGAGCACCTTCATTCTCGCGGTGTTCGCGAGAAGGAACTAAAACGTACAACGTGGGCGACCATGGAATCTTTCCTAGCTGTTACGGGCAAGATCAACGTGGACCCTGGTAACCTGACTGCTACCGAACTTCAAGCGACACCAGACGAACCCGACACACCGATTCCAAAACCAGACAACCCGGCTGACTGGAGTGAACAAGTCGCATTACGGGTAGATGCGCAGCTCTTGGAACAAGTCGAGGCTCTAGAAGATAAAGTCGCAAATGCCAGCATGCAGATCAAAGGCTGGAAGTTACCTCCACGAGCAGGAACCGAAGAGGcagaagaaattgaaaaactgAACGAAATGGAGAAAATTAGCGCGGTTGAACAAGCTCGACAAAGGTTACTATCCCTGGAAGCAGCTATTGAAAGGAGATACTTAAAACCACCGTTAGGCGTTTG TACTGGAGATCCAAATCTAGCGGCCTTAAAGGCAGAACAAGCGGCCGCTGCTAACGCAAATTCGAATAATTCGGATCAGAGCAATCAGACCCCGATACCTCAAGAAGAAACGACTCCAAGAGGGCTGAACAACTGGCGAGAAGCAACGGCTCGAGCACACACGTCCGCTCAGCTCGCCATGGCGCTTTATATGTTGGAGGCCAGCATCGCTTGGGACAAGAGCATCATGAAGGCT AATTGTCAGTTCTGTCATAGCGGAGATAACGAAGATAAACTATTACTGTGTGATGGTTGTGACCGCGGCTATCATACTTATTGTTTCCGTCCAAAAATGGAAAACATTCCTGATGGTGACTG GTATTGTCACGAATGCATGAACAAAGCTACAGGGGAACGAAACTGTTTGGTATGTGGAAAGAGGGTTGGTAAAAATTTAGTGCTATGTGAACTCTGTCCACGGGCTTATCACACTGACTGCCACAATCCTGTTATGCCAAAa ATGCCAAGGGGTAAATGGTATTGTTCTAATTGCCACAGTAAACAACCAAAGAAGAGAAATAGTAGTCGAAGGAGTCATACCAAAGGGGCAGGCACCAGAGAAAGTGAAAGTTCTGATCATCCACCAGCTAG